A stretch of the Dioscorea cayenensis subsp. rotundata cultivar TDr96_F1 chromosome 4, TDr96_F1_v2_PseudoChromosome.rev07_lg8_w22 25.fasta, whole genome shotgun sequence genome encodes the following:
- the LOC120258674 gene encoding protein trichome birefringence-like 26, which produces MADEDVVGDREPLLTQEGLRSRISLVFLKFIGAFLLASALFYLLIDNLDADSLSSEEQDALSIMRPLMKESSVQEHLLDKVCDLSIGEWVPNSAGPAYTNKTCNRIPQHNNCLKNGRPDRGYLYWRWKPRFCDLPPFDPVTFMHAMGNKSWAFIGDSIYQNHVHSLLCQLSQVEAPHVIYQDLSFNIIWHFPSYNIKIYEIWSPLLIQYETIHNDVDFSKIMIRLHLDILDSSWTRFYNLYDYVVIEWQQVVLTSQALYMRKKQSHWLPLLTWSPMHYEDGELPNERVRTVPYHPFDGDNKKNVENDCNHWCLPGPIDTVNDMLMKMVMNGDAHDPDSAIL; this is translated from the exons ATGGCAGATGAGGATGTCGTAGGGGACCGTGAACCACTGCTTACACAGGAGGGTTTGAGGAGTAGAATTAGCTTGGTATTCCTCAAGTTCATTGGTGCCTTCTTATTGGCCAGTGCACTTTTCTACCTCCTCATCGACAACTTAGATGCAG ACTCCCTGTCATCGGAGGAACAAGATGCATTAAGTATCATGAGGCCTTTGATGAAGGAATCAAGTGTTCAAGAACATTTGTTAGATAAAG TATGTGATCTTTCCATTGGAGAGTGGGTACCAAATTCCGCAGGACCTGCATACACAAATAAAACATGCAATCGAATACCACAACATAATAACTGTCTGAAGAATGGGAGGCCTGATAGAGGTTACCTTTACTGGAGATGGAAACCAAGATTCTGTGACCTACCTCCCTTTGATCCGGTGACATTTATGCATGCAATGGGCAATAAATCATGGGCATTCATTGGCGATTCCATTTACCAAAACCATGTGCACTCCTTACTCTGCCAACTCTCTCAG GTAGAAGCACCTCATGTTATCTATCAAGACCTATCCTTCAACATAATATGGCACTTTCCATCTTACAACATCAAAATCTATGAGATTTGGTCTCCCCTTCTGATACAATATGAGACTATCCATAACGATgtggatttttcaaaaatcatgatACGCCTTCATCTGGACATCCTGGATAGCAGCTGGACCAGATTTTATAACCTGTATGACTATGTGGTGATCGAGTGGCAGCAGGTGGTTTTGACAAGCCAAGCattatatatgagaaaaaaacaaagccaTTGGCTGCCATTACT GACATGGTCACCAATGCACTATGAAGATGGAGAGTTGCCTAATGAAAGA GTCCGTACGGTGCCCTACCATCCATTTGATGGTGATAATAAGAAGAATGTTGAAAATGACTGCAATCATTGGTGCTTGCCAGGTCCTATTGACACTGTGAATGACATGCTAATGAAGATGGTCATGAATGGAGATGCTCATGACCCCGATTCTGCTATCCTCTAG